The nucleotide window TCGGCTGGCGTCGCGACCGGACTCCGTACGAGGTCTCCGGCGAGGACGCCGCCGCACAGTTGGCGCACCGCGCGCTCAATCAGCTGAGCCGCTACTTCGCCGGCGAACTGACCGAGTTCGACCTGCCGCTGGACCTGCCGGAGCTGGGCGTCTCCACCCGGGCGGTGCTGATGGTGCTGAAGGACACCGTCGGCTACGGCCAGACCATCACGTACGGGGAGTTGGCCGACCGCAGCGGCGCGCTCGAGGATGCCGCGGTGCCGGCCCGGGCCATCGGCTCGATCATGGGCAGCAACCCGGTGCCGATTGTCATCGCGTGTCATCGCGTGGTCGCCTCGGACGGGCTCGGCGGCTACTCCGGCGGCGAGGCGGGCCGCGGTCGCGAGACCAAGACCTGGCTGTTGGAGCACGAAGGTGCTCTGCCGCCCACCCTGCTCTGATTGCCCAGCTCTGATTGCCCTGCTCTGGATTGCCCCGCTCTGGATTGTCGGTGCTGCTCTCTAGGATGCGAAGCGGGCCGGAGCACCGGCCCGATCGACGTCCGGCCCGGCACCGGGCAGCAAGGGGTGCGTTGCATGATCGATCTGTCCGACGACGCGATCGGCAACCTGGTCGGTTGGAATTCGCTCTTCCACGGGCTGGAGTATGCGGAGTCGGGCCGGGTCGAGAGCGTTCGGTGGTCGCAGGGGCAGAGTGTGCTCGACGGCGTGGTGTACGGCACCGCCAGCAAGCCGTATCGGGTCAACATCCTGTTCAACGGCGGCCAGGCCTCTCGGCCGACCGTTGGGGTGTGCTCCTGCCCGGTGCATCTGAACTGCAAACACGTCGCGGCCACCCTGGTGACTGCCCGGCAGCCGACCATTGTCGACGACGCGACGGCCACGATCGACGCCCGGCCGCCGTCCTGGGAGCAGCTGCTGGAACCGCTGGTCCGGGCGGGCGGTGTGCCGAGGACGAGACTCGCGCTGCAGTTGGACTTTCGCCCGCGCGCACACGAGTCGCTGCGCGGCCGGCCGGTGTCGCGGGGCAAGAGCGGCCGCTGGATCCGCGGCGACACCGGCTGGCACCAGTTCTCCGCGATCCCACCGCTCGGCGACGTGGATCCGGTCCAGCATCAGGTGCTGGCCGCGATCCGTGGACTCGGCCGGGATCAGTGGAGCAGCCAGCAGAACTGGAAGCGGCTGGACGACGTCTCCAGTACGGCCTTGTGGGCGCTGCTGGCGGATGCGCGACGGGCCGGGCTGACCATGATCAGCGACGAGTCGGGCGCGCCGGTGATCATCGAGGACAACCCGATCACGGTGCATCTTGAGGCCCATCGGGATGATCAGGAGTTGGTCCTCGAGCCGGTGTTTGATCACGGGCTCGGAGTGCTCGATCCGACCAAGATCAACATCGTCGGGCTCCCTCAGCAGCTGACCGTCCGCCGTGACGACGATGGTGCGTTGCGACTGGCGCTGTTGGCGCAGCCGCTCCAGCCGGCGCTGGCCCGGCTGATCACCACCGGCCGGTCGCTGGTGGTTCCGGCCGGCGACGAGCAGAAATTCCTCGACGACTACTTCCCGCAGCTGCGCACCTCGATCGCCGTCCGTTCCAGTGACCACAGCTGGCAGCCGCCCGCGCCGCGGGAACCGGTGCTCGCACTGGAGTTGCGGCCTCGCTCGGATCACCGGATGGAGCTGCGCTGGGACTGGTGGTATCGGCGCGGACCCGACGACCCGGGCGAGCGCTACTCACTCCTGATCGGCGCCGGGGCCCAACATCGGGATCTCCCGGCGGAGCAGGAGATCCTGCACCGCCTCGACCTCAAACGCTTCGACGTGCTGCTGGACAAGTCGGTGTCCCGATCGCTGCTGGCGCGCAATCTGCTCGGGCCGGACGACATGATCGAATTCGTCTCCCAGGTGTTGCCGCAACTGGATGATCAGCCCGGACTGGTGATCATCTTCGAGGGTCAGCTGCCGGACTACGCCGAGGCCAAGCGTCCGCCGTTGATCAAGGTCCGGACCGAGCACATCCGCGGCGAACGGGACTGGTTCGAGCTGTCGGTGACGATCGAGGTGGACGGCGAGAAGGTGCCGTTCACCGAGCTGTTCAAGGCGCTGGCCAAGGGCGACGTGACGATGATCCTGCCCGGTGGCACCTACTTCCGGCTGGACAAGCCGGAATTCCGTGAACTGGCCGAGCTGATCGCCGAAGCGCGCGCGATCGGTGAGCCGCGGGCGGACGGGGTCAAGATCAGCCGCTACCAGGTCGACTGGTGGGAGGAGCTGGAGAAACTCGGCGTCGACCTCGAGCAGGCGGCCGAGTGGCGGTCCGCGGTGGCCGGGTTGGGGCGCGACGGAATTCCGGAGCGGATCGAACCGCCCGCCGGGTTCACCGCGACCCTGCGGGACTATCAGCGCGACGGCCTGGACTGGCTGGTCTTCCTTCATGATCATGGCCTGGGCGGGGTGCTGGCCGACGACATGGGGTTGGGCAAGACCCTGCAGGCGTTGGCGCTGATCTGCCATGCGCGGGAGCGAAGGACGGGGTCGCCGGCGCCCTATCTGGTGGTGGCGCCGACCAGTGTGGTGGGCAACTGGGCCGCCGAGGCCGCCCGGTTCGCGCCCGGTCTGCGGGTGGTCGCGATCACCGAGACACAACGCAAGTCCGGGGTGACACTGCGGCAGCAGGTGGCCGGCGCCGACGTGGTGCTCACCTCGTACACGTTGCAGCGGATCGATCAGGAGAACTACGCCGCGCTGGACTGGGCCGGATTGATCTTAGACGAGGCCCAGTTCGTGAAGAATCATCAGTCCCGTGCCTATCAATGCGTACGGATGCTGCAGGCGCCGTTCAAGCTGGCGATCACCGGAACGCCGATGGAGAACAACCTGATGGAGCTGTGGTCGATGTTCTCGATCACCGCGCCCGGGCTGTTTGCTGGACCGATCGCCTTCCGCGACGACTACGCCAAGCCGATCGAACGCAACCATGATCAAGTTCTGCTCGATCGGCTGCGCAGCCGGATCCGGCCGTTCATGCTGCGCCGGACGAAGGATCAGGTGGCCGCCGAGCTGCCGCCGCGGCAGGAGCAGGTGATCGCGCTGGATCTGCTGCCCAAGCATCGAAAGGTCTACCAGACCCATCTGCATCGTGAGCGGCAGAAGATTCTGGGCCTGCTGGATGATCTTGACGCGAACCGGTTCGAAGTGTTCCGGTCGCTGACCCTGTTGCGGCAGCTCAGCCTGGACGCGTCCTTGCACGACGACGCGTACGCCGACATTCCGTCCACCAAGTTGGAAGCGTTGGGCGATCTGGTGACCGAGATCCTGGCCGAAGATCATCGGTTGTTGATCTTCAGCCAGTTCACCGGATTCCTGACCAAGGTCGCAGAGCAGCTTTCTGCACAAGGGATTCCGTACGCCTACCTTGACGGCCGGACCAAGGACCGGGCGCGGGTGATCGACGGCTTCAAGCAGGGGCAGGCGCCGATCTTCCTGATCAGTCTCAAGGCCGGCGGGTTCGGGCTGAACCTGACCGAGGCCGACTACTGCATCCTGCTCGACCCCTGGTGGAATCCGGCCTCCGAGCAGCAGGCGATCGACCGGATCCATCGGATCGGCCAGACCCGCAGCGTGATGGTCTATCGGCTGGTGGCCAAGGACACCATCGAGGAGAAGGTGATGGCGCTGAAGGCGGACAAGGCCAAACTGTTCGCCAGTGTGATGGACGGCGCCGCCACCGGTGGCAGCCGACTCAGCGCCGCCGAGATCCGCGAGTTGATCGCTTGAATCTCCGAGTTGTCAGCGTCAGAAGGCGCTATAACGACGTGTAACGCTGACAAGTCAGCTGCTCTCTCGGACGATGAGTTCGCTGACGATGCCCTGGCAGTCGCCGGCCGCCGTGCCGGAGAGCTGCGCGACGAGTTGCCGGGCGACCGCGGCGCCGTAGTCGAAGGCGTCGCGGGCCACGGCGGTCAGGGTCGGGGTGGTGATCTCGCAGACGGGCGCGTCGTCCCAAACGACCAGGGCAAGGTCCTCGGGCACGGGGCGTCCGAGATCCTTCAACGCGAGCAGGGTTTGGCAGGCCCGGTCGGCGCTGTCGCAGATCAGTGCCGTCGGCGGATCCGGTTCGGCCAGCAGCACGCGAAGTTGTGCCGTCGTCTCGACCCGGTTCGGTGCGGCGGTGAGGTTGCCGTCGGCGCGCAACCCGTGCTCGGCCAGATAGTCCTCGAAGGCCGCTGCCCGTTGCTCCGCGTGCAGATAGTGCGGGTTGTCACTGAACCGGACGATCCGTCGATGTCCCTTGCTCAGCAGGTGATCCAGGGTCATCGTCATCGCCGCGGCATCGTCGGTCCAGACGCTCGGCACCGGCGAGTGGCCGCGTACGTCGCCGGCGATCACGGCCGGGATCTCCAGCTTCTGCACCAGGTCGAGACGTGCGTCGTCGCGTCGTACGTTGGTGATCACGAAACCGTCGACCCGCCGCTGGCTGGCCCAGGACCGGTACACCTCCAACTCGCTCTCCGCCGAGTCGACCGTGGTCACCAGCATGGCCCGGTCGTCGGCCGCGAGCTCGGTGTTGATGCCGTTCACGAAGCGCATCATGTAGTCGCTCAGACTGCGCTGTGCGGGCCCGTCGACGGCGAACACCAGTCCCACCACCCGGGTCCGCTGGCCCTGTAGTGCCCGCGCGGTGTGGCTGGGAACCCAACCGAGCTGCTCGGCGGTCCGCACCACCAGGGCCCGGGTCGCCTCGCTGACGCCGGGTTTGCCGTTCAGCGCGTACGAGGCCGCGGACAGCGAGACCCCCGAGGCGCGTGCAACGTCGACGATAGTGGCGCGGCGCTGCTGCCGCGGTCGCCGCTTTCTGGTCTGATCTGCCACGGGCGTCCTTGATCTTGAGCTCGGTCGGCCGACGGGTGTCGGTCGCTGTTCGGTTACGGAACGATTTTCGGTCTTGCCAGCGGAGACCACCGTCGCTAAGGTCCATTAAACGTTTCAGCATCGTGGATTGCAACGAAGGAGTCTGCACATGTCCGGACGATTGAACCGACGACTCTTCATCGGCGGCGGGGTCGCATCCCTGGCCACCTTGGCCGCCTGCCGGGGCCCGGCCGACACCGGTAGCGGCGGCGCCGGATCCGGCGGCGGTGGCGGTGGCGACGGTGCCAAGGGCACCATCAGCTACTGGGACTTCTGGCAGTCCCAAACCCCGTGGGTCGAGAACGAGATCAAGCTGTTCCAGCAGAAGAATCCGGGCCTGACCGTTGATCGGACCCAGCAGCAGACCGGTGCCTACACCAACCTGCTGACCCTCGGCGCGAAGAGCGGCAACCTGCCGGACGTGCGCTTGCTCGGCAACGACCCGACGATCAACGTCCAGGTGTCCAACGGCTGGCTGGCTCCGCTGAACGACTACCTCACCGACGACTTCGTGAAGGGGCTGCCGCCGTACACGTTCGTCGAGGGGAACAACATGTTCGACGGCAAGATCTACAGCATGCCGATCAGCGGCAACACCGATCCGGGCTTGTTCCTCTTCGTCAACAACAAGGTGTTCAAGGACGCCGGCGTCGTGGATGATCAAGGAAACGCCAAGGTGCCGAAGACCTGGGACGAGGTGACCGACGCTGCGGCCAAGATCACCGCTGCGGGCAAGGGCAAGGTGCACGGTCTCGGCTTCGGCAACTCCGCTTTCGACCTGCTCAGCTGGTGGGTCTCGGTGTTCTGCCAGGCCGATTCGGTCACCCACGGCCTGGCGATGGACATGCGGACCGGCAAGTACACGATGGGAAGTGATCAAGTACTGGCCGACTTCTGCAACCTGATGCGGCAGTGGAAGCAAAAGGGCTACATCTTCCCGTCGGCGATGTCGATCGACGACGAGACCGCCCGGGTGCAGTTCGCGCGCGGGGCGTTCGGTATGACGGTCGGCGGTGCCTGGAACATCCCCGGCTGGAAGACCGACGGCTTCACCGACTACACGATGACCACCCGGCTCAGCCAGGCCGGCAGTCCGAAGTACTTCTACTACAGCGCTCCCGGCGGCACCACGTTGGTGCTGAATTCCAAAGCCAGCAACAAGAAGAACGGTGCCGAATGGCTCACCTGGCTGAACGGTCCGGAGGCCGGCAAGCGCTGGTCGTTGGAATACAACAACGCCATCTCGATCTATCCGGAGGCCAATGATCCAGCCGGTGCGAAGGATCCGAACTTCAAGAACTACCTCGAGGTGATCCAGGGCCAGACCCTGCCGGGCCCGTCGGCCGGTGTCAGGAATCCGGACACCGCGAACGTTCAGCCGGCGCCGGTGACGCCTGCCGCCGGAGACGTGCTGGCGGGCATCTACACCGGGCAGTTGAAGGACATCGGCAAGGCGTTCTCCGAGCTGGAGAAGCGGTCCAACCTGACCCAGACCAAGGCGATCGCGGCGGCCAAGAAGAAGGGCGCCAAGGTCTCCCAGGACGATTACGTCTTCTCCGACTGGGATCCGACCAAGCCGTACAAGTACGACATCCCGGAGTATCCGACACTGTGACCAGCACAACGGTTCCCGGCCGTGCGACGCGCCGCAACGCGTCGCACGATCGCCGGCGGGTTTCTTCGCACGGCTGGAAGGTGCGCTGGTCCTACATCTACCTGCTGCCGTTCATGATCTTGGTCGCGTTGTTCACGATCTATCCGATCATCGCCTCGATCGGCTACTCGTTCATCAAGTGGGACGGGCTGACCGCACCGGACGGCTTCGTCGGGCTGCAGAACTTCGTCCAGATCGCCACCGATCACTTCTTCTGGCTGTCGGTCGCACATTCCTTGTGGTACGCGGCTTTCGTGGTGCCGATCCAGTTGTTCATCGCGCTGATCCTGGCGTTGATCTTGAACCGGCCGAAGTTCAAGTTCACCTCGATCTACCGATCGCTGTTCTTCCTGCCGGCGGTGATGTCGCCGGCGATCCTGGCGGTGGTGTTCCGGTTGCTGATCTCCGCTCTCGGCGTGGACTGGCTCGGCGATCCGGACGTGGTGATGTGGGTGATCATCGTGATCGGCATCTGGCAGACGCTGGGGTACAACCTGGTCTACTTCCTGGCCGGGCTGCAGACCATCCCGTACGAGTTGTACGAGGCCGCCGAGGTCGACGGCGCCGGTTGGCTCGGCCGGTTGCGGCACATCACCCTGCCGGGGTTGAAGAACATCTCCGTGGTGATCCTGCTGATGGCGATCCTCGGCTCGCTGAACGTTTTTGATCTTGTCATGGTGCTGACCGGTGGCGGACCCTACTTCGCCTCCAGTGTGACCAACACGTACATCTATCAACTGGCGTTCGGAAACTTCTACTCCGGCGCCGGTGCGTCCAGCAACGTCGAGCAGAACGTCGGCCTCGCCTCGGCCGGTTCGGTGTTCTACGGGATCATGCTGCTCGGGTTGACGTTGATCCAGTTCGTCGCGCTGGCACGGATCCGGAAGAAGACCGCCGAGCAGAATCAGGGGGCGATCGGATGACCGCGAGTACACTCTCGGCGATCAGCACCGCCGCCGATCAAGATCAACTCGGTGCCGCTGCCGGTGCCGGCGGGCGGCGATCCCGCAAGTGGGTGCGCCATCTGCCGGTGCACGTCGTGATGGCTGCGCTCGGGCTGGTCTGGGTCTATCCACTGTTGTGGGCGCTGACCAGTTCGTTCAAGACCAAGATGGACATGTTCGGTGACGGGCCGTCGGTACTGATCCGCAGCATGCCGCAGTTCCAGAACTACCTCGACGCCTGGACCCAGGCGAACTTCGGCCGCTACTTCTTCAACAGCGTGGTGATCACCGTGCTGACGGTGGTCTTCACCGTGGTGTTCACCGCAATGGCAGGTTATGCGCTGGCCCGGACACACTTCCCGGGCCGGAAGGTGATCATGGTCGTGGTGGCGATCACCATGTTCCTGCCGCGCGGCTACACGCTGATCCCGGTCTTCGACCTGGTCTATCAGCTGTACCTGCTGAACACGATCTGGGCGGTCGTGGTGGTGCAGGTCGCCGGCGGAATGATCTTCAGCACCTTCCTGTTCATGGGGTACTTCATGAGCGCCAACAAGGAGTTGGAGGAGGCTGCTCGGGTCGACGGC belongs to Microlunatus elymi and includes:
- a CDS encoding methylated-DNA--[protein]-cysteine S-methyltransferase translates to MMVPMTTKLSTASAPTDDGRIARGALRTPVGVIGVEASDIGLRRVGWRRDRTPYEVSGEDAAAQLAHRALNQLSRYFAGELTEFDLPLDLPELGVSTRAVLMVLKDTVGYGQTITYGELADRSGALEDAAVPARAIGSIMGSNPVPIVIACHRVVASDGLGGYSGGEAGRGRETKTWLLEHEGALPPTLL
- a CDS encoding DEAD/DEAH box helicase codes for the protein MIDLSDDAIGNLVGWNSLFHGLEYAESGRVESVRWSQGQSVLDGVVYGTASKPYRVNILFNGGQASRPTVGVCSCPVHLNCKHVAATLVTARQPTIVDDATATIDARPPSWEQLLEPLVRAGGVPRTRLALQLDFRPRAHESLRGRPVSRGKSGRWIRGDTGWHQFSAIPPLGDVDPVQHQVLAAIRGLGRDQWSSQQNWKRLDDVSSTALWALLADARRAGLTMISDESGAPVIIEDNPITVHLEAHRDDQELVLEPVFDHGLGVLDPTKINIVGLPQQLTVRRDDDGALRLALLAQPLQPALARLITTGRSLVVPAGDEQKFLDDYFPQLRTSIAVRSSDHSWQPPAPREPVLALELRPRSDHRMELRWDWWYRRGPDDPGERYSLLIGAGAQHRDLPAEQEILHRLDLKRFDVLLDKSVSRSLLARNLLGPDDMIEFVSQVLPQLDDQPGLVIIFEGQLPDYAEAKRPPLIKVRTEHIRGERDWFELSVTIEVDGEKVPFTELFKALAKGDVTMILPGGTYFRLDKPEFRELAELIAEARAIGEPRADGVKISRYQVDWWEELEKLGVDLEQAAEWRSAVAGLGRDGIPERIEPPAGFTATLRDYQRDGLDWLVFLHDHGLGGVLADDMGLGKTLQALALICHARERRTGSPAPYLVVAPTSVVGNWAAEAARFAPGLRVVAITETQRKSGVTLRQQVAGADVVLTSYTLQRIDQENYAALDWAGLILDEAQFVKNHQSRAYQCVRMLQAPFKLAITGTPMENNLMELWSMFSITAPGLFAGPIAFRDDYAKPIERNHDQVLLDRLRSRIRPFMLRRTKDQVAAELPPRQEQVIALDLLPKHRKVYQTHLHRERQKILGLLDDLDANRFEVFRSLTLLRQLSLDASLHDDAYADIPSTKLEALGDLVTEILAEDHRLLIFSQFTGFLTKVAEQLSAQGIPYAYLDGRTKDRARVIDGFKQGQAPIFLISLKAGGFGLNLTEADYCILLDPWWNPASEQQAIDRIHRIGQTRSVMVYRLVAKDTIEEKVMALKADKAKLFASVMDGAATGGSRLSAAEIRELIA
- a CDS encoding LacI family DNA-binding transcriptional regulator, producing the protein MADQTRKRRPRQQRRATIVDVARASGVSLSAASYALNGKPGVSEATRALVVRTAEQLGWVPSHTARALQGQRTRVVGLVFAVDGPAQRSLSDYMMRFVNGINTELAADDRAMLVTTVDSAESELEVYRSWASQRRVDGFVITNVRRDDARLDLVQKLEIPAVIAGDVRGHSPVPSVWTDDAAAMTMTLDHLLSKGHRRIVRFSDNPHYLHAEQRAAAFEDYLAEHGLRADGNLTAAPNRVETTAQLRVLLAEPDPPTALICDSADRACQTLLALKDLGRPVPEDLALVVWDDAPVCEITTPTLTAVARDAFDYGAAVARQLVAQLSGTAAGDCQGIVSELIVRESS
- a CDS encoding ABC transporter substrate-binding protein, coding for MSGRLNRRLFIGGGVASLATLAACRGPADTGSGGAGSGGGGGGDGAKGTISYWDFWQSQTPWVENEIKLFQQKNPGLTVDRTQQQTGAYTNLLTLGAKSGNLPDVRLLGNDPTINVQVSNGWLAPLNDYLTDDFVKGLPPYTFVEGNNMFDGKIYSMPISGNTDPGLFLFVNNKVFKDAGVVDDQGNAKVPKTWDEVTDAAAKITAAGKGKVHGLGFGNSAFDLLSWWVSVFCQADSVTHGLAMDMRTGKYTMGSDQVLADFCNLMRQWKQKGYIFPSAMSIDDETARVQFARGAFGMTVGGAWNIPGWKTDGFTDYTMTTRLSQAGSPKYFYYSAPGGTTLVLNSKASNKKNGAEWLTWLNGPEAGKRWSLEYNNAISIYPEANDPAGAKDPNFKNYLEVIQGQTLPGPSAGVRNPDTANVQPAPVTPAAGDVLAGIYTGQLKDIGKAFSELEKRSNLTQTKAIAAAKKKGAKVSQDDYVFSDWDPTKPYKYDIPEYPTL
- a CDS encoding carbohydrate ABC transporter permease, which encodes MTSTTVPGRATRRNASHDRRRVSSHGWKVRWSYIYLLPFMILVALFTIYPIIASIGYSFIKWDGLTAPDGFVGLQNFVQIATDHFFWLSVAHSLWYAAFVVPIQLFIALILALILNRPKFKFTSIYRSLFFLPAVMSPAILAVVFRLLISALGVDWLGDPDVVMWVIIVIGIWQTLGYNLVYFLAGLQTIPYELYEAAEVDGAGWLGRLRHITLPGLKNISVVILLMAILGSLNVFDLVMVLTGGGPYFASSVTNTYIYQLAFGNFYSGAGASSNVEQNVGLASAGSVFYGIMLLGLTLIQFVALARIRKKTAEQNQGAIG
- a CDS encoding carbohydrate ABC transporter permease, which produces MTASTLSAISTAADQDQLGAAAGAGGRRSRKWVRHLPVHVVMAALGLVWVYPLLWALTSSFKTKMDMFGDGPSVLIRSMPQFQNYLDAWTQANFGRYFFNSVVITVLTVVFTVVFTAMAGYALARTHFPGRKVIMVVVAITMFLPRGYTLIPVFDLVYQLYLLNTIWAVVVVQVAGGMIFSTFLFMGYFMSANKELEEAARVDGAGFNRTFLYVMLPTARPMIATVGLFSFISSWNDFIIPLVFTLGRPDLRTIPVGVAALTGGSAGTDWPVLCAASVMALLPIVIVFVVAQRHIIDAFAGAVKG